The proteins below come from a single Miscanthus floridulus cultivar M001 chromosome 1, ASM1932011v1, whole genome shotgun sequence genomic window:
- the LOC136484268 gene encoding cytochrome P450 71D11-like, with protein sequence MDHGVYYCLLALLPLVYFLLKSLWKKAPFGSGSRHGLELPPGPWQLPVIGSMHHLCASLVHRALRDLSLRHGPLMFLKFGELPVVVASTPEAAKEVMKTYDAIFSTRPLSFGIKTVTKDGPGIVWAPYGNHWRQLRKICAIELLGARRVQSLRPAREAEALRLVRAVASSFSSTAAGAAPLVVDLGRLVAMYVADASLHAILGRRFKVEDWDTFVRYVDEGVRLVGGFTPRDLFPSSWPGV encoded by the coding sequence ATGGACCACGGTGTGTACTACTGCCTTCTAGCTCTTCTTCCACTTGTGTACTTCCTTCTAAAATCGCTGTGGAAGAAAGCTCCCTTCGGATCTGGTAGCCGCCATGGACTCGAGCTCCCTCCAGGCCCATGGCAGCTCCCCGTCATCGGTAGCATGCATCATCTCTGTGCCTCCCTCGTGCACCGCGCACTGCGGGACCTGTCGCTCCGCCATGGCCCTCTCATGTTCCTCAAGTTCGGCGAGCTCCCAGTCGTCGTAGCATCCACGCCAGAGGCCGCGAAAGAGGTGATGAAGACCTACGACGCCATCTTCTCGACGAGGCCACTGAGTTTCGGCATCAAGACGGTCACCAAGGACGGCCCGGGGATCGTCTGGGCTCCGTACGGCAACCACTGGCGGCAGCTCCGCAAGATCTGCGCCATAGAGCTGCTCGGCGCCCGGCGCGTCCAGTCCCTGCGGCCTGCCCGCGAGGCGGAGGCGCTCCGGTTGGTCCGAGCCGTCGCGTCCTCTTTCTCGTCCACCGCGGCAGGAGCAGCGCCGCTGGTCGTGGACCTCGGTAGGCTGGTCGCCATGTACGTGGCCGACGCGTCGTTGCATGCCATCCTGGGCAGGCGGTTCAAGGTCGAGGACTGGGACACGTTCGTGCGTTATGTCGACGAGGGTGTCCGGCTCGTCGGCGGGTTCACGCCCAGAGACCTGTTCCCGTCGTCGTGGCCGGGTGTGTGA